In one window of Polynucleobacter sp. AM-7D1 DNA:
- a CDS encoding TRAP transporter substrate-binding protein has protein sequence MSITAKDAAPVVVQEENTSQSRRKFFSKAGAAAVAVPLAGFPMISVAQAPVVLKMQGAWGAKDVFNEMAEDYVKKVNEMSGGKLKIDYLVGGSVVKPFEVTDAVSKGVLDGGHQVAVYWYGKSKVASLFGSGPITGANAEQTLGWIQRGGGDQLYQELLQKLNLNIKGFFAFPMPTQPLGWFKKTPPKNAQELVGYKYRTVGLAADLMQSMGMKVTQLPGGEIVPAMERGVIDAFEFNNPTSDRRFGAQDVAKNYVMGSFHQAMEFFEIIFNKTKYDSLSVEHKAILKYAAEAASSSNTWMAQDYYSKDLQELITKDKVKVTRTPKSIMDAQLKAWGELTQKLEAEDPFFKKCADSQLAWAKRVAYYGFLNDADYKAAYEYVFKTKLPV, from the coding sequence ATGTCTATTACTGCCAAAGATGCAGCCCCAGTAGTTGTTCAAGAAGAAAATACAAGTCAATCCCGTAGAAAGTTTTTCAGCAAAGCAGGTGCTGCTGCTGTAGCTGTTCCACTGGCTGGCTTCCCAATGATTTCTGTAGCTCAAGCTCCTGTTGTGTTGAAAATGCAAGGTGCTTGGGGTGCTAAAGACGTCTTCAATGAAATGGCTGAAGATTACGTCAAAAAAGTAAACGAAATGTCTGGCGGTAAGCTCAAGATTGATTACCTCGTTGGCGGCTCAGTAGTTAAGCCATTCGAAGTGACTGACGCGGTTAGTAAGGGTGTTCTAGACGGTGGCCACCAAGTTGCGGTTTACTGGTACGGTAAGTCTAAAGTAGCCTCATTGTTTGGCTCTGGCCCAATTACTGGTGCTAACGCTGAGCAGACTCTCGGTTGGATTCAGCGTGGCGGTGGCGATCAGCTCTATCAAGAGTTGCTCCAAAAGCTAAACCTGAACATCAAAGGTTTCTTTGCGTTCCCAATGCCAACTCAGCCATTAGGCTGGTTTAAAAAGACTCCACCAAAGAACGCTCAAGAGCTCGTGGGCTACAAGTATCGTACCGTAGGCCTTGCAGCTGACTTGATGCAAAGCATGGGTATGAAAGTAACTCAGTTGCCAGGTGGCGAGATTGTTCCAGCGATGGAGCGTGGTGTGATTGACGCATTTGAGTTCAACAACCCAACTTCTGACCGTCGTTTCGGCGCTCAAGACGTGGCAAAGAACTATGTGATGGGCTCATTCCACCAGGCGATGGAATTCTTTGAAATCATTTTCAACAAGACTAAGTACGATTCTTTGTCTGTTGAACACAAGGCGATTTTGAAGTATGCAGCTGAAGCAGCTTCATCTTCTAATACTTGGATGGCTCAGGATTACTACTCTAAAGACTTGCAAGAGCTCATTACTAAGGACAAGGTGAAAGTTACACGTACACCAAAATCCATTATGGATGCACAGCTCAAGGCTTGGGGTGAGTTGACACAGAAGTTAGAAGCCGAAGACCCATTCTTCAAGAAGTGTGCAGATTCTCAATTGGCCTGGGCTAAGCGCGTTGCTTATTATGGCTTCTTGAATGACGCAGACTACAAGGCAGCTTACGAGTATGTATTCAAAACTAAGCTTCCAGTATAA
- a CDS encoding TRAP transporter small permease subunit, whose amino-acid sequence MLGYIKWVDGLSKSIGHAFGWTVVLLTLGTCYEVFMRYVLNNPTDWAFDMSYMFYGALFMMAGPYTLSKAAMVRGDFLYRTWKETTQAKVDLALYFLFYFPGILALIIIGGRYGFDAMMIREVSVNSPVGVPVWPLKMIIFFAGLGLFMAGTAEVCRCLICIKTGSWPFRDQDVQELEEVLIETHSTKVEST is encoded by the coding sequence ATGCTGGGTTATATCAAGTGGGTTGATGGCCTCTCGAAATCCATAGGCCATGCCTTTGGATGGACGGTAGTCCTGCTAACCCTAGGAACCTGTTACGAAGTGTTTATGCGTTATGTGCTCAATAATCCAACGGATTGGGCATTTGACATGAGCTATATGTTCTATGGCGCATTATTCATGATGGCAGGACCATACACACTATCCAAGGCCGCCATGGTCCGAGGCGATTTTTTATATCGCACCTGGAAAGAGACTACACAAGCCAAGGTTGATCTTGCCTTGTATTTCTTGTTCTACTTCCCTGGCATTTTGGCGCTGATCATTATTGGCGGTCGCTATGGTTTTGATGCCATGATGATTCGTGAGGTCAGTGTGAATAGTCCGGTTGGAGTACCTGTTTGGCCACTCAAGATGATCATCTTCTTTGCAGGTTTAGGTCTATTTATGGCTGGAACCGCTGAAGTATGTCGTTGCCTCATCTGCATTAAAACTGGCAGCTGGCCTTTTAGAGATCAAGACGTACAAGAGCTTGAAGAAGTTCTTATCGAAACCCATTCAACTAAAGTGGAAAGCACATAA
- a CDS encoding EamA family transporter, with the protein MPNRLPLSHLLLALAIVAIWGTNFVVIKKSLDSFPPFLFATLRYVFALLPAIFFVKRPKVSWLNLALYGIFIGVGQFGILFYAINGHITPGLASLVVQTQVFFTIGFAMIFAKERLYWHQSISIGIAMIGLLVIVSHIDSQTSLLGIGLVICAACAWGAGNTLSRQAGAINMFAYVVWASAFSIPPLLLLSLYFEGGYSSLVSAIELAPLGAWAGVFWQSWANTLFGYAAWAWLLSKHPAALVAPAPLLVPIFGMGATAIFLGESLPGWKFLAAGLVIVGYLGTIYGLSFTKHSSRKS; encoded by the coding sequence GTGCCCAATCGACTACCCCTGAGCCATCTTCTTTTGGCGCTAGCCATTGTGGCAATTTGGGGGACCAATTTTGTCGTGATCAAAAAATCACTGGATTCGTTCCCACCATTTTTGTTTGCGACACTGCGCTATGTTTTTGCCTTATTGCCCGCTATATTTTTTGTGAAGCGCCCCAAAGTCTCTTGGCTTAATTTAGCGCTGTATGGAATATTTATTGGGGTAGGGCAATTCGGTATTTTGTTTTATGCGATCAATGGCCACATCACTCCTGGCTTGGCTTCTCTAGTGGTGCAAACCCAAGTATTTTTCACGATTGGCTTTGCGATGATCTTTGCTAAAGAGCGGCTTTACTGGCATCAATCCATCTCCATTGGAATTGCGATGATCGGTCTCCTGGTGATTGTGAGTCATATTGATAGTCAAACCAGTTTGCTCGGAATAGGTTTAGTCATCTGTGCTGCTTGTGCTTGGGGGGCAGGCAATACTTTGAGTCGGCAAGCAGGCGCTATCAATATGTTTGCCTATGTTGTGTGGGCTAGTGCATTTTCTATTCCACCTCTGTTATTGCTGTCGCTGTATTTTGAGGGTGGATATTCCAGCTTGGTCTCCGCGATAGAGTTAGCGCCTTTAGGAGCTTGGGCAGGAGTCTTTTGGCAATCTTGGGCCAATACCTTATTTGGTTACGCCGCTTGGGCCTGGCTTTTATCTAAGCATCCAGCAGCTCTTGTAGCTCCAGCCCCATTGTTAGTTCCAATCTTTGGCATGGGGGCAACCGCTATTTTCTTGGGTGAGTCACTGCCTGGGTGGAAGTTCTTAGCAGCAGGTTTGGTGATAGTGGGCTACCTAGGCACCATTTATGGTTTATCGTTCACAAAACATTCCTCGAGGAAATCATGA
- a CDS encoding GMC family oxidoreductase, with product MQKYDFIIIGAGSAGCMLAKRLTENPAKRVLLIEAGSHDNYIWIHIPVGYLYCIDNPRADWCLKTAAEKGLNGRSLIYPRGKVLGGCSSINGMIYMRGQEDDYANWVRETGDETWSWENALRRYKSFEDYHGNANQWHGKGGEWTVSRQRLRWPIMDIFKQAAIEAGIPASEDFNQGDNFGVGYFDVSQRQGWRLNTAKAFLRDAAKRPNLTVITEAVVNKLLIDPVSKNCFGVQYLKDGQTLEAHCQSADAGKQGEVILSAGSIGSVQILERSGIGAATHLNRLGIDVISDLPGVGENLQDHLQLRMIYKVSGIQTLNTKANSLLGKLLIGMEYMFKRSGPMSMAPSQLGAFAYSSREHASPNVEYHVQPLSLEKFGEDLHTFDAITASVCNLRPTSRGSVHIDSKDPQAPPVIAPNYLSTDADRQVAIEVLRLTRKIVESPALRPYMPEEYKPGKEYQSDEELIKAAGDIGTTIFHPVGTCKMGRDDDSMAVLDSQLRVRGVHNLRVVDASAMPTITSGNTAAPTMMIAQRAAELLCGE from the coding sequence ATTCAGAAATACGACTTCATCATCATTGGCGCAGGTAGTGCGGGCTGCATGCTGGCTAAGCGCTTGACTGAGAATCCTGCCAAACGGGTGCTGTTGATAGAGGCTGGGTCGCATGACAACTACATTTGGATTCATATTCCGGTTGGTTACTTGTATTGCATCGACAACCCCCGTGCCGATTGGTGCCTTAAGACTGCTGCAGAAAAGGGCTTGAATGGTCGATCTTTGATTTACCCCCGCGGTAAAGTTCTGGGCGGATGCTCCTCGATTAACGGCATGATTTATATGCGCGGCCAAGAGGATGACTATGCCAATTGGGTCCGAGAGACCGGTGATGAAACATGGTCCTGGGAAAATGCTTTGCGTCGTTATAAGTCCTTTGAGGATTACCACGGCAATGCCAATCAATGGCACGGCAAGGGCGGCGAGTGGACAGTATCACGGCAACGTTTACGCTGGCCGATTATGGATATCTTTAAGCAAGCAGCTATTGAAGCAGGTATTCCGGCATCAGAGGATTTCAATCAAGGCGATAACTTTGGAGTGGGGTATTTTGATGTCAGTCAACGCCAAGGTTGGCGCTTAAATACTGCTAAAGCATTCTTGCGCGATGCAGCTAAACGACCCAATCTCACGGTGATTACCGAGGCCGTAGTCAATAAGCTCTTGATTGATCCGGTGAGCAAAAATTGCTTTGGGGTGCAATACCTCAAAGACGGTCAAACTCTTGAGGCGCATTGCCAATCTGCCGATGCTGGCAAGCAAGGTGAAGTGATTCTGAGTGCCGGCTCAATTGGAAGTGTGCAAATTTTAGAGCGCTCAGGTATTGGTGCAGCAACTCATCTCAATCGTTTAGGTATTGATGTGATTTCTGATTTGCCAGGCGTCGGCGAGAACTTGCAAGACCATTTGCAGTTACGCATGATCTATAAAGTCAGCGGAATTCAGACTCTCAATACCAAAGCAAACTCTTTGCTTGGTAAGTTATTAATCGGCATGGAGTACATGTTTAAGCGTAGCGGCCCGATGTCTATGGCACCATCTCAGCTAGGTGCTTTTGCCTACAGTTCTCGGGAGCATGCTTCACCTAATGTGGAGTATCACGTGCAACCCCTATCTTTAGAGAAGTTTGGCGAGGATCTCCATACCTTTGATGCTATTACGGCCAGTGTTTGTAATTTGCGTCCTACTTCGCGTGGTAGCGTGCATATTGATTCAAAGGACCCACAAGCACCACCAGTGATTGCTCCCAACTACTTATCTACCGATGCTGATCGCCAAGTGGCGATTGAGGTATTACGCCTTACTCGCAAGATTGTGGAGAGTCCCGCTTTAAGACCCTATATGCCTGAGGAGTACAAGCCGGGCAAAGAGTATCAATCGGACGAGGAACTGATTAAAGCTGCAGGTGATATTGGTACGACGATTTTTCATCCGGTGGGCACTTGCAAGATGGGGCGCGATGATGATTCTATGGCAGTGCTCGATTCCCAATTACGGGTGAGGGGTGTGCATAACTTGCGAGTAGTAGATGCTTCGGCAATGCCAACGATTACCTCAGGAAATACTGCAGCGCCAACCATGATGATTGCGCAGCGCGCAGCAGAATTGCTCTGTGGTGAGTAA
- a CDS encoding ketopantoate reductase family protein has product MKILIVGAGGIGGYYGSKLMLAGADVTYLLREKRKAHIQEHGLVVETPKGSYTVHPKTVTAQELKPIYDLIILAPKAFDLEDSLQSIAGASSQGLILPFLNGLAHIEQLDQRFGRERVMGGIAHIAATITDTGAVKQLTDLHVLTVGARTPSQEAAAKAFYESCLKTDFNAVYSENIEQALWDKWTFLSTLAGMTTLCNGSIGEIVATPYGDALTKTMYAQCCAIADAHGFAIAADVQSKSIEMLTAVGSPMTASMLRDLNAGNKTEHGHILLEMINKAQAKQLDCDLIKMAYTHIEIIQRRNT; this is encoded by the coding sequence ATGAAGATATTAATTGTGGGCGCGGGTGGTATTGGCGGCTATTACGGATCGAAGTTGATGTTGGCTGGTGCAGATGTCACCTACCTCCTACGTGAGAAACGCAAAGCACATATTCAAGAGCATGGGTTGGTAGTGGAGACGCCAAAAGGTAGTTATACGGTGCATCCTAAAACAGTGACCGCTCAAGAGCTAAAGCCGATCTATGACCTCATTATTTTGGCGCCCAAAGCCTTTGACCTAGAGGACTCATTGCAATCGATAGCTGGCGCATCGAGTCAGGGTCTCATCTTGCCTTTCCTTAACGGCTTAGCGCATATTGAGCAATTGGATCAGCGTTTTGGTCGCGAGCGTGTGATGGGCGGTATTGCTCATATAGCAGCAACGATTACCGATACAGGCGCAGTAAAGCAATTAACGGATTTGCATGTTCTGACCGTCGGTGCGCGCACACCAAGTCAAGAGGCTGCGGCAAAAGCATTTTATGAGTCGTGTCTGAAGACGGACTTTAATGCAGTCTATAGCGAAAATATTGAGCAAGCCCTGTGGGATAAGTGGACTTTCTTGAGCACCTTAGCGGGGATGACCACTTTGTGCAATGGCTCCATTGGTGAGATTGTTGCTACCCCTTATGGCGATGCACTGACTAAAACCATGTATGCACAGTGTTGTGCGATTGCAGATGCACATGGATTTGCGATTGCTGCTGACGTGCAAAGCAAATCGATTGAGATGCTCACCGCAGTTGGATCGCCAATGACGGCGTCCATGTTACGAGATTTAAATGCTGGCAATAAAACAGAGCATGGGCATATCTTGCTCGAGATGATTAATAAGGCGCAAGCTAAGCAATTGGATTGCGATTTAATCAAGATGGCATATACCCATATTGAAATAATCCAGCGCCGTAATACTTAA
- a CDS encoding AEC family transporter: MILRILGITLPIFAIVFAGFLYARYRKPNMSGANHTLIDLALPCFIFISLSAKPLDFTSAGYLVLAAVLIVVFSGLLALPLAKYSGTGAKALLPSIMFTNVGPIGIPLTVLAFGQDGLAPSVLLMVLSNILIFSLGSAVMTGKMDAKSIYASPLVWSMGLGLWFGHFQMTLPDWLDTSVTMVSTILIPLMLISLGTRLAEGKIEHVKAGVVATALSIFLRLLVAYLVIWTLPLESIQKGALIIFAGLPPAVFNYILADRHNQEPQKVASIVMVGHLLSVIYLPLVIWLAIYTGTP; encoded by the coding sequence ATGATCTTACGCATTCTGGGTATTACCCTGCCAATCTTCGCGATTGTGTTCGCAGGGTTCTTATATGCACGATATAGAAAACCCAATATGAGTGGTGCTAATCACACCCTCATTGATTTGGCATTGCCATGTTTTATTTTTATCTCATTATCAGCTAAGCCACTGGATTTCACAAGCGCTGGTTATTTGGTGTTAGCGGCAGTATTGATAGTCGTTTTTTCAGGCCTATTAGCTTTACCTCTGGCCAAATATTCCGGCACGGGAGCTAAAGCTTTATTGCCGTCCATCATGTTTACCAATGTTGGTCCGATTGGTATTCCGCTCACGGTCTTGGCATTTGGGCAAGATGGATTGGCACCATCAGTACTTCTCATGGTGCTCTCCAATATTTTGATTTTCTCGCTGGGCTCGGCAGTGATGACCGGCAAGATGGATGCCAAAAGCATTTACGCTAGTCCCTTGGTATGGTCTATGGGTCTGGGTCTGTGGTTTGGGCACTTTCAGATGACTTTGCCGGATTGGCTGGATACCTCGGTCACCATGGTCAGTACTATTTTGATTCCCTTGATGTTGATCTCGCTGGGCACCCGCCTGGCCGAAGGAAAAATTGAGCATGTTAAGGCTGGGGTCGTTGCAACCGCACTTTCCATTTTTTTGCGCCTGTTGGTTGCCTATTTAGTCATATGGACATTACCTTTGGAGTCCATTCAGAAGGGCGCGTTGATCATTTTTGCCGGCTTGCCCCCTGCGGTATTTAATTACATCTTGGCTGATCGCCATAATCAAGAGCCCCAAAAAGTAGCCTCAATTGTGATGGTGGGACACCTGCTGTCGGTGATCTATTTACCGCTGGTGATTTGGTTGGCAATTTATACCGGTACGCCCTAA